Within the Gopherus flavomarginatus isolate rGopFla2 chromosome 8, rGopFla2.mat.asm, whole genome shotgun sequence genome, the region ACGCTTGAAAATGGAGATAGTTTTTGTATCAGGAACTTCCTGGGGAGACGACCCCTCTGTCTTTCATACATTTGTATGGACCCTGGTATTTGCTCCAGCTGAACACtgctctgcagtgtgtgtgtgtgtgtgtgtgtgtgtgtgtgtgtcagccaCTACACTCAGGTTGTTGACGTCGCATTGAACGTGGCCAGTCATACTATTAGAGCCTGCTTGAATTATACCCCAACCTCCAGTCTGTGTGTGCTAGTGCCCATAGCTTCATCAGACCTTCAAAGGGATGCCATTACTATTACGTCTCCCTGGAGAGCTGTGACAAATGAAACCAACCTATTATATCTCCAGCAGACTACTGCCCCATTTTCAGAGAGGAAACAACATGCAGTGCCAATTCAAAGGTCCTTATATTCAGAGGAGGAATCCCACTCCTGTGGACTGGGGTGTGACACCACAGCTGATTTCTCGACACTTCTTTTATTATGGCAGCTTACGCACTCCTGGACAAAAATGCTACTGGCCCTTTATTATGCACAGGTGATCAATGCTGCCAGGGAGCTGAAAACTACCTCCTTACAGAGGGGAAGCATTGGGAAAGAGTCTAACACACTAGGTAAATGCAGATGTCCATCACTGCACCTGCTTCTTTTTTCACTTGATCACAGATCCTGCACCAGGCTCAACAGGCTACCCTATGGCTCAGCCAGAATTGCCACAACAATGCACTGACTTGGCCTGGCTTCTTCCCCACGCTGCGACTATGGGGCAGCATTGCAGACAATAACTCATGTGGTGGAAGAGTGCCCAACCTGACATGTGCATGGGGAAGTTAATATGCCTAGCCTCCTTTGGTACAGAGGCTCTCCTCGGGTTATGGAATCTGGACATCAAGCTCTGACATCTGCATAAAAAGAGAAGTCAGAATGAAAGgagtggggaaaaaaggagagactaaatggagagaaaatgagGCAAGACAGAAATAGGATAAATTCAGTCATAAGAAAAATGGAAAGATTCCAGGGGCAAGAGAAGTATGTGGGAGCAAGAGAGTGGGAAGTCATAAGCCACTGCTCAtcctggagagagaaggggaattgCTCTCAAAGATCCTGGAAGGAGAGGGAAAAGCCTCTCATCTTCCCCTTAGGGTGCATAGTGTAAGAATTAGTCTCCCACCATCCCCTGAACTGCTCAAAGTGGCCTTCTCTGAGAAGACAACTATAGCTAGAGCCTGTTTGGCCAATGGTCCCTTTATTTAGGATGGAGGATCACAGGGCCTTCTATCCTGATAAGACTTCTGGATGTTTATCCAAAGTCCCCATTATCCATCTGTACTGCTAGCCTCTTTCAGTCCTCCCTGGCAATACAGCAACCCCAGGACCCATTACTCCCTCAGCTTGTGATCATGACATATCCTCCATAGAGGTGGCAAAAGGTACGAAGCAGGTTTCCATTGACAGTAATGCTGAATCATGTCCTTGCACTTTCCTTTTCTGCCTGTCTTGTAGGCTTAGGCCATAAGCTCATTGAGGTAGGGGACTGTCTCTTACGGTGTGGTTGGacaatgcccagcacaatggagctccAATGTAAGTAGGAATCTCTAAGCGCTCCCATAATACAAATTTTAATATGTCTAACACCACAGTCTATGGGAAATTCCACAGTAATTTTTACAGTTAACAAATGGGATGATGCCGTGAAAAGAAGCCACTTGTGTTTTAGGGGAAGCAGAGCCTAATACCTTAATAATCTCTAAAGTCATATTAAAGATTAATTTGGTGCATAGAATCTCAAACACTCATTGTTTATAAATAGTAGCTTCCATGTTTTCTTAAGGAATATTACTACATACACTTTTCTTCCTCTTACATACTTGGGATGAACTcatggccctattgaagtcaatggagttttgtgactggcttcagtggggtcaggatttgaGCCTCACATCCCTTTGATTACCTCTAACTATGGGCAGAAAGGATGATTGTTGTACATGAATTTCTTTATATTGTTATTGATACACTGTTAATAATTGTATTTCCAGTATATGTACTTCAATTCCATtatatttaggttttttttaatttattaaataaaatgttgATGTATTTCAGTCTTCAAGACTATTCATTACACTGGCAGTTTGTCAGTGATGCAGGCTCAGAGCATAGCTGAAGCCCTTATAGTATTTCAGTTATGGGtaagaatttttaaaacattttcttttaattggGGGTTACGGGACACTGAGTTAATGCACAGTTAATGCCTTTCACCTTTAGAATTCGGAACTTAAATGCTGCTTAGGTAACACATGACAATGGATTTTAGTTCTCACAGTATATTTGCTGATATTACTAAACTACAACTGTTTGGTATGATTCACAGTTTGATCTAGACTTGAAAAGAGGGAAATTGTTGTCAGGCATGACATCTGTTTTGGTTGATGTGTGCAGGAAGGCTTGCATGGCATCTACCTAACTAAACTATAACTGACTCTAACCACTAAAATGCTGTGTAAATTTACAGTGCTAGATAGATTGATATTTATTACAAAACATTTATCACTAATGTGACTAATGAAATCACTAATAGTAAAACAATAAATAGGCAATTTTAAAAGACTTTTAGCATGCTAATAGCATTGCATTGTTTTCCCCCTAAAGCAACAATCCAAGTCTTTGTTCAACTACAAGATTGAACAGTTTATTTTATCCTCTTATGAAAGCAGTAATCTCATTCCTAAACCAGCATGGTGGtttttatatgtataaatatatattataatattGTGGGTAGGTTCTCTTGTGGGAACACTGTGGTTATGAAGGGATTTTTGCTAACGTTTTAAATGAGAGGACACCAATGAACTATTTTGTAAGATGAGACTATATTTTTATGGTATATACTATTTAGATGTTCCCTTATTTGGGataaaatggaggggaggggaaagcttTAATGTAGTAAATCTGTAGCTACTGAAATGTTGCAAAAGAgaaaccaaaataataataataataataataaaaaacaaaacaacccaccaAAATGTATAAAAAGCAAAAAGTTCTATCATTGAGAAACAAAACATTGCTTAAAACTATATTTTTGTGTGACTTGTCCTAATAGGTGATCAATTTAAAATACCTCTCTGCATTAATTTGTGTATTCCTGGAGACATAGAGCATTTGGACGGTTTCCCTACTAAACTTTCCCAATAAATTAGTTATGTAATGTAGAGAGACTTTCACGTTTGAAAATTGTATACATAAATAATGCAAGAAACAGTAATAGTGCTAAACTATGGCTGTATTTCAAGTTAGCAGGGATGTGACTGTAGTATGTATCACATCACACAGTTTACTAACACAGGAGAAAGAAACCAAATGGCTGAAACCAGTTCATTCTGTTTTGTTAAGGAAACAAAATAACATTCTGACCTAGAAAATACTTTGGAAAAGTAAATTAAGTGTTTGCTGCACAAAGTTAAACTAGAGACCAATATACCATTTACTTCCAGGACTGCTGATACTGTGTTTTGTTTACAGTCGGTAcctgtaaattatttttttccaggcaTTTCCATTGTAGACTAATACTTCAAAAGTTTCACTGAAGACAAAAATCACAAATCTTTTAAGATGAATAAAGAGATTTTTAGAAGTCTCCGAGTCTTAGAAGAGTCACAGATCTAGTAAGAATGAATCTGAATCTTTCCTTGACTGCCAAACCAAGGCATGAACAAAGTCAAATCTAAaggaccaaaaaaacaaacaaaccccatttGTTTAACAGGGAGCCGTTGTCTGCATATGTTCTCTCTACATCTGCCTCCTGAGAGAGGGTGTTTTGTTCCCACCTGTGTGAGTAGTTCTGTGCTATGGGTACGTAAATGAGCATTAGTGTGTGTGAATGGGTGTCAGTGATCTACCTGTCAGTGCCTGTGAGGGTGTTATCGTGTGTGTCAGTCTGTCTATGGCTGAAGTTATGCATGTGTGTAATCGCATTAAATAGAGCTGTGATAAAATGACACATGTTCATGCCAAAAATGCGGTTTACTATTAACGTAGATGTTAGTAAAGATGAGGTGGGGGGGCGGTGTCTCTGCGTGTAACTATCTCTGCAGAGGTGACTGCGCGGGGGTTCCGTCTATGTGCGGCTCTGTATCTGTAGGGATGGCTGCTGTTTGTAGCAGAACAACTCTCCCGGTGTCAGGAACTTCGCTAGGCGGCTGGTGCGCTCCCTTCCCACGTCGGAAAGCTCCAGCCAGCTGTCCAAGGAAACTAACCATAACTGctggctccttccctgctctCCCCAGTCTCGCAGCCCCGAAAAGCGCTCTGGGTGTCAGCAGGGAGGGTAGGTGGAGCGGAGCTAACACGCGCCCGTGAGAAAGCAGCTTCTCCCGGAGCCGCTGCTGCGTGCTGCGCTCCGTCCCCAGTTCCCGGGCTTGGAGCGGAGCCGGCGATtgggctggggctgagtgggTGGCGGCCACTcccggctctgccaccacctaAGGAGGCTGAACTCTGCTCCTCAGCCCGCTCCCGCCTCCCGCTCCCTCCGCCCTCGCCTAGTGCGGAGCAGCGCCGCGGCGAGTCTTCAGGGTGGCACGGCGGGACCTGCGCTCCCAGGCGGCGCGGGGAGGGAGAGGCACATGCCGCCCCCCGGGCGCCCCTTCTCCTGCCTTCCGGAGCGGCCGAGCAGGCGGCGGCAGGGCGGGGGCCGGATCCCCGAGGCGCGGACCCGCTGAGCTGCCGGGAAGGTAGGGTAGCCCAGCGAGCGCTGCGGTGCCCGGGGCGGGGAGCGACCCGGGCGCTCGGGGCAAGTTGGCCGCTGCTTCGCCCTGCCCCGGCGCGCTCACGCGAGGCGGCACCAGCAGCGCCCACAAGTTTGGCGCGGCTGCCCCGAGCCCACCCCGGCTTCCCTCGTGCGCGGAGACCGGAGCGGGACTCTGCGCCCTCCCCGCGGAGGGAGAAGGAGCCGGGGTAGCCGGGCGGCCAGTGCCGGTGGAGGGAGCTGCGGGGCAGGGGGTCGCCTAAAGCGGtcccggggagggggggagttggggggtaGCCCGAAGCCTGAGGTGGATGGAAGAGCGGAAGCTCTGCGAGATTGCCCGGGGGAGAGGAGTCCCTGGAGGGGGCTCTACGCTCCCCCCAAGGGGCCGGGGGCAATATAAATCCCGCTTTGGGCGGGAACCTGGGGCAGCCTCGCTCTTCCGCCACTGCCCCCTTTAGCCTCCCCTAGGctgcccttctcttccccccattAGCCTCCTTCAGCGTGTCCCCTTTTGGCCCATTCTCTCCCTCTTCTATGGAGCCCCTGTTCCCTTTCCGCCCttgccacagccagcccctcttcTGCCGGTGCCTAAGCCCTCCCTTGTGTGTATTCCTCCCCCTTTCCCTACTTTGGCTCCTGCCTGTTTCATTTCCCTCTTTCAGTTCCTGTTCCTTTCTACTCCCAGCGCAGTCTGTACCCCCATTGCATCGTCTCGCCATCAACACTGACAGCCCCTGATGCCTATCCTGggggcactggtgcagctgctacTTCCTCCCTACCCTCATTGTTTCCTCTTTGCTCATGCCAGATTCATGTCAGCTGGGGTCTAGCAAGGGGAGTaacaagggagggagaggggagttggCCTGGCTCCCTGAAGACCCCCCTGTTGTAGGGTAGCTCCTGGTGGCAGGGAGAAGGATCTGTAGCAGGACCCTGTTGACTCCCAGCAGCCCACCTGGATGTGTTAAATTCCATCAGGGATGCTGGCAGTCTTCACTGGGGGTAAGGGAGGGTGCCTGTGTCATGTCCAAGTGTGACACTTGGCTGGtttaaatatttaatagaaaaagtTCATGCCCTGTGCTAACCTAAACCGCAGAGAGAAAAATAATTGAATGATTGATGCATAAAATTGAAGAAGTGTACATGGATTCTTTATCTGACAATGTCTGAataaaagcaacaacaaaaaattccaGGTTCCAACTGGGTCTTTCTTTGCCTTTTCGTTTTAGATGCTTTCTTGTCCCCCCAGAGACAGTTGCTGCTTTACCCCCAGACCTGTCTGACTTTAGTGGAGAGATCATGACTGAAGTCCTCTTTTCAGCTGTTTTGAACGGGACTGAAAGCAACATTCTGTCAAACACTGGCTGGACTCCAGGAAATGCCACTACCAACTGTTCCCTAACCAAAACCGGCTTCCAGTTCTATTACCTGCCCACTGTCTACATTCTAGTCTTTATCTCTGGATTCCTGGGCAACAGTGTAGCAATCTGGATGTTTGTCTTCCACATGAGGCCTTGGAGTGGCATCTCAGTTTACATGTTTAATCTGGCATTAGCTGATTTCTTGTATGTCTTGACACTCCCTGCTCTCATCTTTTATTACTTCAATAAAACTGACTGGATCTTCGGAGATATCATGTGCAAACTGCAAAGGTTCATCTTCCACGTGAACCTGTATGGCAGCATTTTGTTTCTGACTTGCATCAGTGTACACCGATACACAGGGGTAGTGTATCCTTTGAAATCACTTGGGAGACTGAAGAAAAAGAATGCTGTTTACATCAGTACCCTTGTTTGGGTCATTGTTGTAGCTGGGATTTCTCCTATATTGTTCTACTCTGGAACTGGGCTAAGGAAAAATAAAACCATTACCTGTTATGATACTACAGCTGATGATTATCTGAGAAGTTACTTCATTTACAGCATGTGCACCACTGTGTTTATATTCTGCATCCCATTCATATTGATTCTTGCTTGTTACGGACTAATAGTGAAAGCTTTGATTTACAAGGATTTGGACAATTCTCCTCTTAGGAGAAAATCAATTTACCTGGTTATTATTGTGTTGATGGTCTTTGCCGTGTCTTATCTTCCCTTTCATGTGATGAAGACATTGAATCTAAGAGCCAGACTGGATTTTCAGACTCCACAAATGTGTGCCTTCAATAACAAAGTATATGCCACTTACCAAGTGACAAGGGGGTTAGCTAGTCTCAACAGCTGTGTAGATCCTATTCTGTATTTTTTGGCAGGTGATACCTTTCGAAGTAGACTTTCAAGGGCAACCAGAAAAGCATCTAGAAGAAGTGAGCTCAATGTGCAATCAAAAAGCGAGGAAGTGACTCTCAATATTTTAGCAGAATATAAAGTGAATGGAGACACGAGTTTGTGAATGCAAAAGATTTGCAAGcagttgcaaaaaacaaaacaaaactgtccGTTTTTAACACAGTTAGATGCTCTAGTGCCATGATTGTTTGGGGAAAATCTACTGAACTGGCCGGCAAGCTTGCTCTTTTTGTGTCAGGGGTTGTCTCATTTTGTGAGTTTAAGGAGaacttaagcaaagtaagtgtaaaaaaaaaaatcttaatgggGAGCAAAAATACATCAGATTTctgtttttacctttttaaaaaatgctcacaATAGTATATCTTCCTGACTGGTGTCAGATAAAATAAGACAAAGCAAATCCCAtagaggaaaaaataatttcagatggCCTGCTGTTATTaattattttctctccattaataataacagatttaaaaaaaattaaatctccaAGAAAAATAAACTTCTTTTCTGGGCCTCTGTCCATACTTCCATCCATAGCCTCTTCTTTTACACTTACATTGTAAAAAATTGTTTACATTAAGATCATGTTGCAGCAGTCTTGAACATTATCTTGTGATTTCTATATCTTCTACTTTTGGAGCAAATGATAATATTTTGATAGCTCAGTGGTGCCCTTTCTGGTTCTATCTTCGCTGAAGGCTTGATTCCTATAAGGATAGGTTCCAGGCTCATGTGTATTATGACCGTCACAAATTATTGTGATTGTACATGAAAACTAAGGGTGAAATGTTGGCAATATTGAAGTCAATGCTATTGATTTTagaggggccagaatttcactcggATGTTTCAACACAGACTGATGTCTATTTTGCTTTTTGTGCAAGCAGCTACCTATGCACGCACAATCGCAGTACATTTTGAGTGTAGATATCACCTACAAATCTGAGTACAAAAAATTGGCACTGTATATCTAAATATCCAATATTTTAGTCGTTGCTGAAGTAAAAccctcattgtcttcagtggaaagAACCAAATAATggacctgaataaagactgcagGAATGGGTTCTGCTTGGGCAAATGGCAGAACTAAATTTATAGATTTGGAAGAGGCTTGCTCTTTAGAGTTACAAATTTTGGCCAACACTTCACTGCGGCTCTGACACTCAGCATCTGAGGCTGGAAGTTTGTGTGAATTCTCTTATGGGTAACAAACTCTATTATTGAAAATACTTCAATTTTTATCCACATAAAAGCCAGAGATATTTGAATTATCTTAACCTTCATTTGGTACAagcatttttctctttcttatctTGTGTGATAACACAAGCTGTTTCCCAGGCAAATTCTTATCAAAATGGGTTAAAGAACAATATTTGTtggaatcaggaaaaaaaaaagataaacttcattttttttttactgtgaatAAAGAATTACTGTATCAACAAAATGTTGCAATACACGGCCAATAATTTCATGCTGGGGAGTGGGTACCTTCATAATTTGTCTCATACAAATGTGTAAAATGGTCACCTAAAATTGGGCAGAATAATACATTGTGTAATGCATCAGTCAGTGAGGAGTTGAGCACAGACAGAATCTGTGGGGAACAGAACCTTATTTATTTCACATGGATATTGTTTGAAATGTGTCTGAAAGTATTATTGAATCTGGTGCACAAAATGATGTGATATGTAATCAGTAAATGGTTTTAACAAATCCTCAGCCCCCACAAACTTTATACTAGgaataaaaataaactatttctATCTTGCTTATTAATTTCCAAGGACTGACTACATGCAGAAAATGAATAGCTCTAAATGTCTCTTGACTAAATTGTTAAGCAGTTTACATTCAGAAATACAAAACTACTTAACCtgcaaaaattatttatttaacttATTTATTGGAAGACTAAGTACAAATATGAAGTGTTGTCTGATAACATTTTAAAtgattctgtttttcattttcataattgAGCATTAATGGAAAAAATAGAATGGTGTGTTTGAATTGTTGTAATTGTACTCTAATAGAACATCTTTTATAATAAACTCTCAGATCCAGCGCTGCAAGACATTTTGGACTACCATTTGCTGTTGATATGCAGTCTACACGTAAATTAAGCTACTGTTTAGCAAGCATAATATTTTACAGTAATGCTAAAAATCTCATTTAATCCTATAAATCCAAGAAAATGTAGAGCAAATGCAAAAAGTCAAGGCTAGTGTTCCTCTTTGTGACAAAACATTGTTGAATGTACAGACCTTGGTTCTCATTTATAAGGCTAAGTCTACCTTAGAGACCTTACTGTGGCACAGCTATACCGCTGTAGCTgagctgctgtaaggtctcctgtgtagctacTCTATGccggtgggagagagctctcccactgacatagctctgTCCACACAGGCACTTTTGTCTGTGAAACTTACTccattttcacacccctgactgacaaaaattttgctgacaaaagtgctagtggaGACAAAGCCTAAGGCTCCCTTACGCTGCCAGAGAATGAGAATCAACCCCACAGTACATGGTGTGTAACTGGTGGGCTTGGCAGATGAATTAAGGATAGTGTCAGAATGGATTTGCAGACTGTGCAATGAATGGGTTTTTATAGGTTTAAAATCATGTTATTTTCACAGTTTTgtggtctttttcttttttccttcagttAGGGAATAAAATGTTGCATCAATTAGGGAATAAAATGTTGTACTAATTGGGAACTTTTGAACCATGAAACACACATACTCAATAGATAGTCAGTCCTCAGATTCAGATAAGTCTGTATttagatactttaaaaaaatatataatcaacccacttttatttttttaaatgtgtatcaAAACTATGCTAAACCTTTATTGGCTATTCATTAATGTATATGAGACCTTAAAAATCAAGAGAAGCAACAAAATTGTAGGGATACAATTGTAAGACATAGGTACAGCTCAtaaggaggggcagggaggatcTGCACAACTCCATGGGAAACTCAAAGGCAGTATTTACCCTTCTTAAGTGGCAGAATGCCCACCGCTCTGCTTCTTTGTGGAGTACACCATTCTCCCTAAAGTACATTGATTTCCAAACATGGACTGTTTCTGTGCCTTCCACACAACAGTGGAAAGTTAATTTTGACTCATCTTGCCTGCATATACTCACTTAAGAGACCAACCCAATACCTCACTATTGTCCATTGTGGTAATATTGCATGTAATGaggattattttttaaaggtGACTTGCAGAGGCAAGGCTCCTCGTTCCAGTAACTTTAGCTCAGTTATGCCCTGGAAGTTTCCATGATGCAGTTAAGAGGGGCATTAAGTACATTTTTATCTTAAAACTTATTCTCTTTTCCTTCTTTCAGGTCCTGTGACATTCAGAACTACCAACAACCAGTACCTCCATCCTATTCTGATGTGAGTCCCTGACATGCACCATTCTGAGATGACACAACTACCACAACTGAGTTCAGCTGGAACATGGAACTGGTCCACAGAATCTCACGTTAagtccccacttttttttttaacattactaTATTTGGCACACATTCTGCGCCTCAGATTAGATAGAGCTACTACAAAATCATGGCACAGGATAACAAGAGTGACTCTAACTCAGTGCTCCAACATGACTACTTTGTACCTGCAACATCACAGCATGGTGTGTGTTGGGTAATCGCATCTGAGGAGGATCTGGGCTGGATGTCATGGGACCAGAAATAAATTGTTTTCTTGCTCAGTGTGCCAtagctcctgggggaatttgtcAAATATATTGGTAAAGACTACTGCCATGTGGGATGTaatcttattaaaataaatttaatagt harbors:
- the P2RY1 gene encoding P2Y purinoceptor 1: MTEVLFSAVLNGTESNILSNTGWTPGNATTNCSLTKTGFQFYYLPTVYILVFISGFLGNSVAIWMFVFHMRPWSGISVYMFNLALADFLYVLTLPALIFYYFNKTDWIFGDIMCKLQRFIFHVNLYGSILFLTCISVHRYTGVVYPLKSLGRLKKKNAVYISTLVWVIVVAGISPILFYSGTGLRKNKTITCYDTTADDYLRSYFIYSMCTTVFIFCIPFILILACYGLIVKALIYKDLDNSPLRRKSIYLVIIVLMVFAVSYLPFHVMKTLNLRARLDFQTPQMCAFNNKVYATYQVTRGLASLNSCVDPILYFLAGDTFRSRLSRATRKASRRSELNVQSKSEEVTLNILAEYKVNGDTSL